CTGGCTCTACAAAACCATCAAATCGTGGGAAGAGAGACGGATTCTCCGATGGCTCGGGAAATACGGCCAGCCCAAAGCGGCCCGTCGCCTGCTTCTCTACGACTTCGCGATGCCCGCTTCGATGTATTTCGAAAAGTCGCTGATGGGGCAGCTCTACACGATCGCGGCCCGCAGACTCCTTCGGGACAGACCCGACATCGCATATACCGACCTGCTCGACTTCTACGACCCTGCGACGAAAAGCGCCATTTTGCTTTCCCCCTTCGCCAACCCCCAAAGCGCCGCCGCGAAGGTGGGCGGAATGATCGCAGAGATCGACCGGCTCGGCGTCGCCTCGGTCACGATTCTAACCATCTCCAACAGCTTCGCATTCCATTTCGATACGATGGAAGTGACGGCCAAGCCTTTTTTCATGTGGATTCTGGAAGAGTAGTCCCTGGCTTGCATCTTCTTCAAATATGCCACCCTCTTTGCCGATTCTTGATGGCCCACTCCCCCGAGCCGCTGTAACCATTCGACAACAATATGCCAAACTGTTTTTCAAATACGATACTTTGTACGCGGCTTTTGAGTTTTTTCCAAAGCGTCTAGAATTTCAAATCGCTTCGAAGACGTTCGAACGCATCGGAGGCATCTTTTTCATCGGCGGGATGGGAAAGGTCGATATAGTAACTGTACAGCGGTGTCAGGCCCCGACGCACCTCCAGACGCAGAAAATGGTGGGGGAATGCCGTGAGCGCCTTGCGCTGGGCATTCTGGTTGCTGTTGCAGCAGATATTCTCCTTGTGCTTGACCTCCAGGACGACATCGCACCGCTTGGAAAACGGGTAAAGAGAGCGCAGAGTCGCCTCAAGATCCTTTTGCGGCGGATAGATACTCAGCCGAAGGCATGTGATCGGCCGTTCATGTGCTGCCTTGTAGAGTTTGACGACGGGCTTTTGCGTACAGCCGACCCACACCGCCGCGACGATCGCCAACCCGGCCCTCTTCATCAACCAACCCATCGCCAAATCTCTCCTTCAGCATGAAATCTATATGATTCTGGCATGAAAAGTCTATGCGGCATCGACGAAGCCGGACGGGGTCCCCTGGCGGGGCCGCTGGTCATGGCGGGCGTCATTCTCTACGAACCGATCGAAGGGCTCACCGACTCCAAGAAGCTCACCGAAAAACGGCGCGAAGCGCTTTATGAGACCATTGTCAAAGATGCCGCGTGGCATATCGTCTCCTTCGATGCCGCCGCGATCGACAAAAAAGGGATCAGCGCCTGCCTGATCGCCGGATTGAAAGAGATCATGCGGACCCTCTTGGCCGCCGAATACCTTTTCGACGGCAACACGACATTCGGCATTGCGGGCCTGCGATGCCAAGTCAAAGCCGACCTGACGGTTCCCCAAGTGAGTGCCGCGAGCATCCTGGCCAAGGTGACGCGGGACAGAACCATGGTCGAGCTTGCGAAAGCCTACCCGGCCTACGGATTCGAGCGTCACAAAGGGTACGGGACCCAAAGCCACATCGAAGCGATTCGCAAAAACGGATACACACCCGTCCATCGCAGAAGCTACCGAATCAAAGCGCTCGAACAGCCCACCTTCGATTTTTAAAGGGCGTCGAGCAGATCCTCGTCGAACATCGTATTGTCGGTGCTGTTGATCTCGAAGGTCGTTTCGACGGTCTCGTTGGTGTCCAGGTCGGTCACTCTCACATGCCATACCCCTTTCGCGCGCCCGGGCAGAAAACGGTAGTCGTAGACCGAACCGTGCTGCGGAGGCACCTGAAAATGGCGTATCCGGTTGTCCGCCGCCGAGGCCGGCGAGATCCATTCGAACTCCACGTTCTTGCCGTTCTGGTTGTCCGACCTGTTGAGATAGTAGGTACAGTATATTCTTTCGCTCTCTATATTGCACTGCACTTTGGCAGCCATCAGCACGCTCGCGAAAATCGGGAAAAGAAAGAGTGTTACGCGTTTCATAGCTACGATTATACCATGTCGCCCTGAAGTGTCGCGACCAGATGGCGCGCGCCGCCACGGTTTCTCGCCTCGATCAGGTAGATTCCCTGCCACGTGCCCAGAGCGAACCTTCCGTGTGTCACCGGAATCGTCAGCTGGCATCCAAACAGCATCGACTTGAGATGGGCCGGCATATCGTCGCGTCCCTCCAGCAGATGGGAGAATTTCGGGTACCCGTCGGGAATCAGGTCGTCGATGAAGGTTTCGGTGTCATACCGCACGTCCGGATCGGCGTTTTCGTTGATCGCCAGACCTGCGCTCGTGTGCTGTAGAAAAAGGTGAAGAAGCCCCTTTTCGCACCGTTGGATCTGCGGCAGCTGCGAAAGGATCTCCTCTGTCACCAGGTGGACGCCGCGGGGTTTGGCCTGAAGCCGGATCCTGGCCTGCAGAATCTCCATCACGACCCGAAGATGAACTTGAAGACCCTCTTGATGACGCAGGTCTCGTCTTCGCGCTCTTCGCGCTCCTCTTCGACCGTTTGGGTCACCGTCACCGTGTCGTCGATATAGCCGATGCGCTCCTTCGCCTTGGCGAGCGCCTCGGTATCGCTCGAAGCCATCGTCAGGACAACCGCCATGCGCCGCCCGGCGTGGCTTTCGGGCTTGCCGAAGATCCGTACGAAAGAGTCGGGCGCGAACGTCCCCTCCTCGACCCGCAGCACCGGTGCCACGCTCTCGCTTTTTGCCTTGTATGCGGCGCTCGCGCCGGGCGTGAAGAACGTGAACCCCAGGGGCAACCCCAAAACCGCCCTCAGATGGAGGGCGAACTCGCTCTGACTCTGGGTGATCAGCGTCACCATACCCGTATCGTGGGGCCTCGGGCTCACTTCGGAGAAGTAGACCTCATCCCCTTTGACGAAGAGCTCGACACCGAAGATGCCGCGGCCGCCCAGGCCGTCCGTCACTTTTTTCGCGATCGTCTGCGCCTTTTTGAGCGCCTCGGGCGTCATGAAGGCCGGCTGCCAGCTGAAGATGTAGTCGCCATCCTTCTGCTCGTGGGCGATCGGCTCGCAAAAGACCGTCTCCTTCTCCGTGCGCGCCGTCAAAAGGGTGATTTCGTAATCGAACCGCACGAACTCCTCGACAATCAGTTCGCTGGCGTCCCCCCGCGCCTCCTTGGCGATCTCCCACGAAACCTGCAGATCTTCGGGGCTTTTGGCCACGCTCTGACCGTGCCCCGACGAGCTCATCACCGGTTTGATGACACAGGGGTACCCGACCGCTTCCGCCGCCTCTTTCAGCTCCTCGAAAGTCGAGACGAAGCGGTAGGCGCTCGTCACAAGCCCCAGCTCCTCGGCCGCGAATTTGCGGATGTTCTTGCGGTTCATCGTCTTGTTGACCGCTTCGGCGTTGGGAATGACATGGAACCCCTCCCTTTCCGCCTCGAAGAGCGCCTCGATGCTGATCGCCTCGATCTCGGGGAGAATGTAGGTGGGCCTGACGCGACGGATCAGGTCGAGCACCGCCTCCTTGTTCTGCATGTCGATGACGTGCGCTTCGTGGGCCACCTGATGCGCCGGCGCGTCGGGATAGCGGTCCACCGCGATCACTTCGATGCCCAGCCGCTGCGCCTCGATCGCGACCTCCTTGCCGAGTTCGCCGCTTCCAAGCAGCATGATTTTCAGGGCGTTCGATTTCAAAGGTGTCGGAAAATGCATGCGCAATCCTTACTGCTTTTTTGGTAATATATCCTAAAACTTATAAAGGAAGTGTTATGGCATGTCAAATGGGAACACAGGATCGTCTGAGCCGGATCGTCGCGGGTGTCATTCTCATCGGATTCGCAATGATCACCGGCAATCCCATCGGCTGGCTCGGCATCATTCCACTGGTCACCGGCGTCATCGGATGGTGCCTCATCTACGGACCGCTGGGCATCAATACATGCGAAGAGAGATCCCAAGAGCACGGCGGGCATTGATTGGCAGATAGCAGGCGACGAAGAGTTCGCTTGCGTGTGGGTCAAAAAGCCCCGGGCGGGGCTTTGCCGCTTAGAGACGGGATTCGTATCTGCGCAGCATGAAAAGACGCTTGAGCAGTTTTTTGCGTGCCGCAATCTTCTGCTTCTTGCGCTTTTCGGTCATCGGCTCATAGAACCGACGGGCACGAGCTTCCGTGACGATCAGGTTGCGATCGACCTGCTTCTTGAAGCGGCGATACGCCTCGTCGAAAGACTCGTTTTCGCGTACGAGGATGCCAGGCATACTGACATCACCCCCTTTCGGTGAAATTTTTGCGAGCGAAATTATAGCATAGTTTTGTTATCATTCCGATATGACGCGCAGAACGGAGACAGCCCGTTTTCGGCGGGGGGCGACCTCCCCCGCGTCCTGCGAAACTTCGAAACCATCCGTTTTCGAGACGACGCGCTTTTTGGGAAATCGCGTCGTGTCGGGTCATTGAAATTCCGTTTCGCCAAGCGGACGAAAGGTGAGCCATGCAAAAGATTTTCGACAACTGTTACGATCTTGACAGGCGCTGCTACGAGAAGTACGGCCTGAACGAAGATATTCTGATGGAGCATGCCGCCGAAGCGATGGCGCGGCACATCCGCGACCGCGGGCAAGGCTCCGAGAGCATCCTGATCGTCGCGGGTCCGGGCAACAACGGGGCGGACGGCATCACGCTGGCGCGCCTTCTGCATGCCGATTTTGATGTCACCCTCCATCTTCCCTACGGGGCGAAATCGGCCATGGCCAAACTCCAGCTCGAACGCCTCTGCCAGCTGGGCCTCGAGCCGACCCCTTCGCTCCCCGAACGGGCCGACATCGTCGTCGACGCCCTTTTCGGAGCCGGTTTCTCCAAACCGCTGGATACCCGAGGCATCGATACCGTCGATGCCCTCAACCGGATGGAGGGGTACAAAATCGCCTGCGACATCCCCACCGGCATCGATCCGAAAGGCAATCCCAACCCCATCGCTTTCCGGGCCGACGTCACGATCACGATGGGCGCGCTGAAGATCGCCCTCTACGGCGATCACGCCAAACCCTACGTCGGCGCCATCGAGGTGGCCGATCTGGGGGTGAGCCGGACTCTCTACGAGCAGCACAGCAGCACCTTTCTTCTCGATGCCGAAGATTTCAATCCGCCCCTGCGGACCAACCCCGCCTCCCACAAGGGCAATTTCGGGCATCTGTGTGTCGTGGCGGGCAGCAAGCGGGGCGCCGCCGTACTCTGCGCAATGGCGGGGCTTCGCTTCGGCGCCGGACTCGTGACGCTTATTAGCGACAGACCGATCGAGCATCTGCCCTACTCCCTGATGCAGAGCCACGAACTGCCCGAGAGCGTCAGCGCCGTCGCCATGGGCATGGGGATGGGGTACGACTACGACCCGATCATGGTCAAAACGAAGATTCTGGAAGAGGACATCCCCCTTCTGATGGATGCCGACATCTGCCATCTGCCCTGGGTCGCGACCCTTCTTGAAAAATGCAGCAAAACCGTCATCACCCCCCACCCCAAAGAGTTTTCCGTACTCCTCAAAACGCTCGGTATCGAGGATGTGAGCGTCGCGCAGATCCAGAGGGAGCGTTTCGACTGGGCGAAGCGCTTCTCGGAGCGCTACCCCGATACGGTGCTGATTTTAAAAGGGGCCAATACGCTCATCGCCCACCGGGAGATTCTCTACGTCAATCCCCTCGGCACACCGGTACTCTCCCAGGCGGGCAGCGGCGACATCCTCAGCGGGCTCGTCGCCTCGCTGCTGGCACAGGGCTACACGCCGCTCAACGCCGCCATCAACGGGTCGCTCGCCCATACCTTCTGCGCCCGCAATTTCGAAGGGGCGAACTTCAGCGCCGTACCGGAAGATCTGATCGGGGAGATCCGTTGGCTCGCGACATAAAGATCGCCGTCCTCTTCAGCGGCGAGGGGACCAATCTCGAAAATCTGATCCGCCATTTTCACGGCAAAAGGTTCGGAGAGAAAACCATCGGGATCGTTCCGATCACGAACCGGCCGGAAGCTGGGGGGATCGAACGGGCGAAGAGGCATGGAATCGACACGATCGTCATCGACCACCGGGATTTCCCCAACAGGGAATCGTTCGACGGAAAACTGGTCGAGACACTCCGCGCCCTCGCTCCGGATCTTGTCGTGATGGCGGGGTTCATGCGCATCCTGACGCCGGTTTTCACGTCCCAAATCGAAGCGATCAACCTCCACCCCTCCCTTCTTCCGCTTTTCAAGGGCGCCGACGCGATCAGAAAAAGCTTCGAAAGCGGCATGAAAGTGGGCGGCGTGACGATTCACCGTGTCACGCAGGAGCTCGACAGCGGCAAGATTCTGGCGCAGTCGTGCGTTTCCCTTGAAAACCACGACACGCTGGAGAGTTTCACCCACAAAATCCGGCAGACCGAATACCGCCTCCTGCCCGAAACGATCCGGGAGCTGCTGGGGATCTGTGGCTGGTAGCGAGGCCTTTCGCCCAAAATCGCGCTAATCGATCCGCTTGGCGCCGCAGAAGCGGATGCCGTGGAATTTGGGTTCGCTGTGGTAGACCACTTCGAAGCGGATTTTCTCAAGGCCGTTGACCGGCCTGTCGAATGTCACCACGCCTTTGACGCCTTCAAGACCGGCTGCGTTGCAGTGGTTCGCCTCGTCGATCCCGTAGAACGAGAGGCCTTTCTCCGACACGTCGAAAACGAATCCCCGGTCGACGATGCCGTTTTCGTACTCGATCGTGATGGCGACCGGCGGCGAGACGATGGTCCTGGGCATCTTTCTTTGGTTCACGACCGTTTCGAATCCGTCGCTGAGCACCTTGAGTTCGGCACTCTCTTCGGAGATCATCGTCATCACCGACTCGACATTCTTCGTGCTTTCGACGATGCGCCGGTTGCCTTCCGTCACCGAATCGAGCCGGTCCAGAATCTTCGCATACGCTTCGTACTCCTTGGCGAACTCCTGGCCGAAATGGTCCATCGTCCTGATCGTTTCGCGCTGGGTCGACTCGATCTCCTGAAAATAGTTTCCGACCCGTTCCGAACTCTCCTGAAGATTGAGGAAGAAGGATTTCGTATGGGTGGCGTTTTGGACGACACCGTCGATGTTTCTGACCATCGACTGGATGATGCGGCGGGTATTGTTCGCATTCTCCATCGACACTTCCGCCAGCTCCCGCACCTTCTCCGCCACGACGGCGAACCCCCGGCCGTGCTCGCCGGCACGGGCCGCTTCGATCGCCGCGTTGAGCGCGATGAGATTGGTCTCGTCGGCGATCTCCGAAATGAGTTCGATCGTTTTTGAGACGCTTTCCGAGAAGCCTTTGAGCTCCTCGATCGAATGGATCGTGTCCTCCAGCGCTTCCGAAGCCTTCCGGGTCTCTTTCGCGTTCTCCCGCATCTGCTCCTGCCCCCGCTCGATCAGCCGGACCGACGCGTCCACGTGGGTCACGAGCTCTTCGAGCTGGCCGCTGAGGGCCTGGTTCATCCGGCCGATCTCCCGGAGGCTCTCGGCGACATGTTCCACCTCTTTGGTCTGATCCATCACCGACTCGTTGGAGGCTTTCAGGCGAACCAGCCCGTAGGAGGCCTCGAAAGCGACGTTTTTCGACTGGGTCACCACCTTCGCGATCACCGGACGCAGGACATCGACCATCTGCTTGAGATGGAGAAAGAGCTGGTCGATCTCGTTCCGGCTCTTCTCGTCGATCTTCGCGTCCTCCCCCAGAATGTCGTCGATGATGAACTTCCCCCTCTCCACACGCTTGAAGATCTGCAGCAGCTTCTCAAGCCGCTCGGCGATCACCCGCCGGAAGAGAAAATGGATCACCAGCAACACCACGGCGACGTTGACGAACCAGTTCAAAAAGGAGTAGAGAATGTTGCCTTCGAGCGCCGCTTTGTAGTCGCTCAGATCGATCCTCGCCGCCTCGATGGCGATGACGTCGCCGGGTGTCCATGTGGGATGGCAGAGTTTGCACCGCTTTTCCGCGATCATCGGCCTGGCGAGCATGTAGTACGATTTGCCCTTCTGCTCGACCTCCGTCGCGTACTCTTTTTTATCCCTGTGCTGCTGGAAATAGTCGATCGCCCGCTCTTCGAAGGGCAGCGCCCTGTTTTTCGGGTCCATCGGCATTTTGGAGGCCTCCTTGAAGAAGACCTTGCCCTCGCTGACTGCCGTGAATTTGTCGAATACCTCGTTCTGGATCATCTGGGGAACCTCGGGCGATTCGCCCGAGAAGAACTTTTCGTTGCGGCTTTGCAGCAAAACGTCGGCGAAATTGAGCACGCTTTTCGCTTCGTTGTAGAGGTTCTGTTTCAGCGCCTTTTTGTTCTCGTCGAACTGGTACCAGTAGATGGCCGCGGAGATCACGACCATGGCGCCGGCGATCAGAATCGAGAACATGACGGAGAGCGGTTGTTTGCGGATATATTCGGGAATATACATGAAGAGGACCTTCCGTGCTGTCTGAATGAATTTCCGATAAATACATTATAGTATCGTCCAACGGGAAAATCACTTGACAGACATCAACGATCTTCGCTTCTTTCCGTCGCGGTCGCCTCCTCGGCCAGCTCCTTGGGCATCTGCCTGCTGACTCGGGCGCCGAGTTCTCTGAGATCCTCGATCTGCCGGACGATATTGCCCCGCCCCTCTTTGAGCCTGCTGAACGCGCCGGCATAGGTTCGCTGGAGGGTCTCGAGCTGCCTGCCCACTTTCTGGAGCTCCTCCGCGAATCCGACGAATTTGTCGTAAAGGAGTCCGGCCCGCCTGGCGATCTCCATCGCGTTGCGGTTCTGCCGGTCGTGCCGCCATGTGTTCTCCACCGCCCGCAGCGCCACGAGCAGCGTCGTCGGGCTCACCAGGACGATCCGCTTGGCAAACGCTTTGTCGTAGAGCTTCGGATCGCTCTGAAGCGCCAGCGTCAGCGCCCCTTCGATCGGCATGAACATGAAGACGAAATCGAGGGTGTTGAGCCCTTCAAGCTGCGTGTAGCTTTTGTCGCCGAGTCTGTCGATATGGCTTTTGACCGCCGCAAGATGGCGCTTCGCGTAGAGCGCTTTCTCCTCTTCGGTTTCGGCGTTGACGTAGCGCTCGTAGGCCACCAGCGACGTCTTCGCGTCGATGACGATGTCGCGATCGTCGGGCAGGTGAACGATCACGTCGGGCCGGTACCGCCTGCTCTGGGCGTCGTGCAGGCTCACCTCCCGC
This genomic interval from Hydrogenimonas urashimensis contains the following:
- the rpsU gene encoding 30S ribosomal protein S21 — protein: MPGILVRENESFDEAYRRFKKQVDRNLIVTEARARRFYEPMTEKRKKQKIAARKKLLKRLFMLRRYESRL
- the purN gene encoding phosphoribosylglycinamide formyltransferase, producing MARDIKIAVLFSGEGTNLENLIRHFHGKRFGEKTIGIVPITNRPEAGGIERAKRHGIDTIVIDHRDFPNRESFDGKLVETLRALAPDLVVMAGFMRILTPVFTSQIEAINLHPSLLPLFKGADAIRKSFESGMKVGGVTIHRVTQELDSGKILAQSCVSLENHDTLESFTHKIRQTEYRLLPETIRELLGICGW
- a CDS encoding ribonuclease HII; this translates as MKSLCGIDEAGRGPLAGPLVMAGVILYEPIEGLTDSKKLTEKRREALYETIVKDAAWHIVSFDAAAIDKKGISACLIAGLKEIMRTLLAAEYLFDGNTTFGIAGLRCQVKADLTVPQVSAASILAKVTRDRTMVELAKAYPAYGFERHKGYGTQSHIEAIRKNGYTPVHRRSYRIKALEQPTFDF
- a CDS encoding secondary thiamine-phosphate synthase enzyme YjbQ → MEILQARIRLQAKPRGVHLVTEEILSQLPQIQRCEKGLLHLFLQHTSAGLAINENADPDVRYDTETFIDDLIPDGYPKFSHLLEGRDDMPAHLKSMLFGCQLTIPVTHGRFALGTWQGIYLIEARNRGGARHLVATLQGDMV
- a CDS encoding NAD(P)H-hydrate dehydratase; this encodes MQKIFDNCYDLDRRCYEKYGLNEDILMEHAAEAMARHIRDRGQGSESILIVAGPGNNGADGITLARLLHADFDVTLHLPYGAKSAMAKLQLERLCQLGLEPTPSLPERADIVVDALFGAGFSKPLDTRGIDTVDALNRMEGYKIACDIPTGIDPKGNPNPIAFRADVTITMGALKIALYGDHAKPYVGAIEVADLGVSRTLYEQHSSTFLLDAEDFNPPLRTNPASHKGNFGHLCVVAGSKRGAAVLCAMAGLRFGAGLVTLISDRPIEHLPYSLMQSHELPESVSAVAMGMGMGYDYDPIMVKTKILEEDIPLLMDADICHLPWVATLLEKCSKTVITPHPKEFSVLLKTLGIEDVSVAQIQRERFDWAKRFSERYPDTVLILKGANTLIAHREILYVNPLGTPVLSQAGSGDILSGLVASLLAQGYTPLNAAINGSLAHTFCARNFEGANFSAVPEDLIGEIRWLAT
- a CDS encoding methyl-accepting chemotaxis protein, whose product is MYIPEYIRKQPLSVMFSILIAGAMVVISAAIYWYQFDENKKALKQNLYNEAKSVLNFADVLLQSRNEKFFSGESPEVPQMIQNEVFDKFTAVSEGKVFFKEASKMPMDPKNRALPFEERAIDYFQQHRDKKEYATEVEQKGKSYYMLARPMIAEKRCKLCHPTWTPGDVIAIEAARIDLSDYKAALEGNILYSFLNWFVNVAVVLLVIHFLFRRVIAERLEKLLQIFKRVERGKFIIDDILGEDAKIDEKSRNEIDQLFLHLKQMVDVLRPVIAKVVTQSKNVAFEASYGLVRLKASNESVMDQTKEVEHVAESLREIGRMNQALSGQLEELVTHVDASVRLIERGQEQMRENAKETRKASEALEDTIHSIEELKGFSESVSKTIELISEIADETNLIALNAAIEAARAGEHGRGFAVVAEKVRELAEVSMENANNTRRIIQSMVRNIDGVVQNATHTKSFFLNLQESSERVGNYFQEIESTQRETIRTMDHFGQEFAKEYEAYAKILDRLDSVTEGNRRIVESTKNVESVMTMISEESAELKVLSDGFETVVNQRKMPRTIVSPPVAITIEYENGIVDRGFVFDVSEKGLSFYGIDEANHCNAAGLEGVKGVVTFDRPVNGLEKIRFEVVYHSEPKFHGIRFCGAKRID
- a CDS encoding YgaP family membrane protein encodes the protein MACQMGTQDRLSRIVAGVILIGFAMITGNPIGWLGIIPLVTGVIGWCLIYGPLGINTCEERSQEHGGH
- the purT gene encoding formate-dependent phosphoribosylglycinamide formyltransferase translates to MHFPTPLKSNALKIMLLGSGELGKEVAIEAQRLGIEVIAVDRYPDAPAHQVAHEAHVIDMQNKEAVLDLIRRVRPTYILPEIEAISIEALFEAEREGFHVIPNAEAVNKTMNRKNIRKFAAEELGLVTSAYRFVSTFEELKEAAEAVGYPCVIKPVMSSSGHGQSVAKSPEDLQVSWEIAKEARGDASELIVEEFVRFDYEITLLTARTEKETVFCEPIAHEQKDGDYIFSWQPAFMTPEALKKAQTIAKKVTDGLGGRGIFGVELFVKGDEVYFSEVSPRPHDTGMVTLITQSQSEFALHLRAVLGLPLGFTFFTPGASAAYKAKSESVAPVLRVEEGTFAPDSFVRIFGKPESHAGRRMAVVLTMASSDTEALAKAKERIGYIDDTVTVTQTVEEEREEREDETCVIKRVFKFIFGS